In the Hyla sarda isolate aHylSar1 chromosome 9, aHylSar1.hap1, whole genome shotgun sequence genome, agccgctgccagatgctgtggtagccatgctgggtcagtatgccttctattttgaataaatccccaacagtgtcaccagcaaagccccccccaccaccatcacacctcctcccccacaccatcacacctcctcctctacaccatcacacctgtgaagtgaagaccatttcaggtgactacctcttgaagctcaacaagagaatgccaagagtgtgcaaagcagtaatcaaagcaaaaggtgtctactttgaagaacctagaatatgacatattttcagttgtttcacacttttttgttatgtatataattccacatgtgttaattcatagttttgatgccttcagtgtgaatctacaattctcatagtcatgaaaataaagaaaactctgaatgagaaggtgtccaaacttttggtctgtactgtgtgtgtatgtgtatatatgtgtgtgtgtgtgtgtatgtatatatatatatatatatatatatatatatatatatatatatatatatgtatgtatttattaattattattattattttttttgtttctttattggtTACTCGTCACATCCATAGTGATGTGCAGCAGCATGATCATGTCCTCCAATTGCCGTTGTTAATGTTACCATGGCCTAGAACAGTGGTGTTCAAAATttgggcccttcagatgttgcaaagctacaactcccagcatgcccggacagccaacggctgtccgggcatgctgggagttgtagctttgcaacatctggagtggccacattttggagaccactgttctcgaGTACACAGAGCTCTACATTACTACTACATTACTCTTGTGTTTTACTTTACCAGGTCTCCGAGAATGACACAATTCTTGCAGTAAAAAGACAAGTAGAAGAAAAGTTACAGGTGCCGGTGTCGCAGCAGAGATTGTTGTTCAGGGGTAAAGCGCTGTCAGGTACGCACGTCCCATGTGTATTCTGAGCTTTCTTAATGtttctgattttattttatttatgtcctTCTTCATTCTTGTTAAAGGGAACAATATTACCTTGATAGAAGAATATGAACACAGCACTCAGCGGGTAGTTATTCAAAGGTGCGTTTTCTTTATTGGATTAAAAGTCCAGCGGCATACACAGGCAGGGGAGTAGGTGAGCCAGTATGGGGGGGGCTGACGGACTGTTGCACACACGTAGCGCTTCGTCAGGCTCCCTGCACGCTGGTTCACCTTCTCCCCTGCCTGTGTATGCCACTGGACTTTTAATCCAATAAAGAAAATGCACCTTTGAATAACTACCTGGTGAGTGCTGTGTTCATATTCTTCTATTAAGGTAATAttgttccatttaaaggggtactccggtggaaaatatataatatatatatatatttttttttttttaaatcaactggtgccagagagttaaacagatttgtaaatgagaaaaaagtagaaaaaggccagcacggctgaatgaaatcttcaaaactttattcacgaatcctcgttaaaaaccttcaTGGTGCCAGAAGTACACGGACATATACAAAAGTAGAAAATATTGCACATGGAAAAACGGTCCTCGTAATAtatagagtcacctgcactacttgTAAAATGGATTATGTAGGTAGCACTAAACGCACCTTAAAAAAGAGAATGCAGGAGCATATCAGGCATGCCGCAGGTCCTTTGCTACCTAGCATGTCTAAtgtctcaaaacatttttttcttaaacatgATTCAGACATATCGTCCTTGCGTTTTTATGGTATTGAAAAAATCAAAAGAAGCAAGAGAGGAGGGGATCTTATACGCATTCTTCACAATAGAAAGATTATGTGGATTTATTTGTTGAATTGCACACATCCGCATGGCCTGAATAATAAGACGGATTTAATACTACATTACTAAAAAATtcattatttgttttgtttctcaTAGCTGTTATTTAGTCCTATTGGATTTTATATGTGCGTTTTTTAATTATGCATGTATTTTCCTGGTTTTACTTGTGTTGGATTGCACACTGACATaagatgtccctccccttcctaatgGAAGGGATGGCCTTGTAGTATATAAGGCGTTCTCATTTGAGTATTggcaagctatgagtaagggtatagcaacctgaaacgcgtcagccttgtttgggaccgtttttccatgtgcaatattttctacttttgtatatgtccgtgtccttctgccaccatgaaggtttttaacgaggattcgtgaataaagttttgaagattttattcagccgtgctggcctttttctacttttttctgcTTTGGTTGGAGGTAGCCGTGCACGCCCCAGGTGAGCTgagactctgttttttttttttttttttttttttttttcttttgttgtcagatttgtaaatgacttctattaaaaaaatcttttacccttccagtactttttaccagctgtatgctacagagggaattcatttcttttttaatttcttttttttttgtctagtccacagtgctctctgctgacacctctgcccatgtcaggaactgtccagagcagcagaggtttgctatggggattttctcctgctctggacagttcctgatacgggcatcaggtgtcagaagagagcactgtggacaagacaaaaaagaaattaaaaaagaaaataatttcctctgcggcacacagctgctaaaaagtactggaagggtaaagatttttaatagaagtaatttacaaatctgtttaactttctggcaccagttgattaaaaaaaataaaataaaatgttttccaccggagtaccccttttaaagggaacAATATTAACTTGATAGAAAAATATGAACACAGCACTCACCGGGTAGTTATTCAAAGGTGCGTTTTCTTTATTGGATAAAAATCCAGCAGCATACACAGGCAGGGGAGATGGTGAACCGGCGTGcagggggcctgacgaagcgctacaTGCGCGCAACGGTCCGTCGCCTACCTCCCCCACCCCCTGCATGCTGGTTCACCTACTCCCCTGCCTGTGTATGTCGCTGGACTTTTAATCCAATAAAGAAACGCACCTTTGAATAACTACCTGGTGAGTGCTGTGTTCATATTCTTCTATCAAGGTAATATTGTTCCATGCATCTACATTTCTGACGCCTGCACCCCAGTTATTCATTGTGGCATGGGCATAAGTTTCCGCTACATGTTAATCACTCTTCATTTTCATTTGCGAGTAACCCCAGGGTGGTGCTGGTAACATTCTCTTTAGTgataacatgttctttcttcaagcggaaaggaattcaacGTCGGAATtcaacattaaagtcaatgggcagaggagatgtgcattcatttggagcagagaattcaagaggaattactcgagtaaattcctcttgaattactcggtGTGAACTGACAGCAGCATCGCTGCACTAACCTTAAAATACAGGCGGAATTTCCAAGTCAAATCCAGCAGaaaaattccgcttggaaattctggtgcagcagccttccTCAAAGAGACGGCCATCTTATACAAAGGAAAGCTTGGCTCTTGAAAAGTTCCTCCTAAGTCAAAAAggccatgagcgctaatggcggcgccccgttagggagatcgagggggggtcccagcggtcggacccccacaatcaaacacttatcccctatcctgtggataggggataagtgtcatagcgctgcagttgtcctttaataaggATTTTGTAAACCATTGAGGGGTCACTGTGGAAGGGACAATTAAACCTCTGTTTCCTTTTCCTATTAGGACCAATGGGGAACATTCTCCTTCTATGGTGCTGTCATGATGGACTCATGAACCATATTATTGGCAAGTCAtaattctccttttttttttttttttcttttttttagatgAGCATAGTCTTTCTTTTTACTCCATTGGGCCTGGTGCAAGACTGAATCTAATGGTAAAGGAACGATCCTCACTGGAGGTCGGAGGAAACGCAGTTTGGAAATCCCTGGCTGTCATCCTGGGGAAGCACTTTAGCCCCTCTGATGCCGAGAGAGTTCTGGAGTATGTACAAAAGGTAACTAATAGGTTAATAGCCTTAATAGTGGCTGCCCATGTTCTGGTAAGTGAAACCAAATAAGCAGTAGACATACAGGCTTAAATAATGTACAACTGagaagcagtggcgttgctagggttggtgtcacccggtgcggtagaaaatggtgtcacccccatacctaccccctccccccagaaagtttttagcctgttgtgacagacaccactgttgtagcgcattgtgagaaattccagtataataatcagatataccagctgccacagaatgggaaagtgttaaagaagttttcaccatttaaatatacagctcccagaattacttaaaggggtactccactggaaaacatttacttttatatcaactggtgccagaaagttaaacagatttttaaattacttctatttaaaatcttaatacttacagtacttataagctggtgtatgctccacaggaagttgcgtagttctttccaatctgaccacagtgctattcgctgacacctctgtccatgtcaggaactgtccagagcaggataggtttgctatgggaatttactcctactctggacagttcctgacatggacagaggtgtcagcacagagcactgtggtcagacagaaaagaaattaaaaaagaaaataacttcctgtgaatcgcttatacagcagctaataagtactggaaggattaagatttttaaatagaagtaatttacaaatctgtttaactttgtagcaccagttgattaaaaaaaatgttttccagtagagtacccctttatgcagtggtgaggttatgctgggagttgtagtttcactgaccataactgtagaactgacaagcgattACAGCTctaataggacatagagaggagaatgtacaatgatatcagtgacgtcttctctacagtcttcccttatctaattcagatggtacataccgcctggtccagctaaaacttctctctgtagaatgtgacgcccagacgtctcctcactatgtcagcgcattctcatcctctatatgaaaacaattattattataaacctgacagacactgtatcctctaaatataatactactatacactatactctttgattataaaccttccatacaccgtacccactgaaaataatactaccgcatactgtacattctgaatataccaacacatactgtacactctgaatataaatctgccacatactgtaccctctgaatataccgtcacacactgtaccctctgaatataaatctgccacatactgtaccctctgaatataatactaccacacactgtacattctgaatataataccatcacatactgtaccctctgaatatactaccatatactgtaccctctgaatataaatctgccacatactgtacccctgaatataatactatcacatactgtaccctctgaatataataccaacacatactgtgcactctgaatatattactaccacccactgcgccctctgaatataatacttagagatgagcaaactacagtaaattcaactcgtcacaaacttctcggctcggcagttgatggcttttcctgcataaattagttcagctttgaggtgctcccgtgggctggaaaaggtggatattgtcctaggagaatctttgttatgaatgtatccaccttttccagcccaccggagcacctggaggctgaactaatttacgcaggataagccatcaactgctgagccgacaagttcgtgacgaatcgaatttactgtaagttcatcatctctaataatactaccacaaactgggccctctgaatataatactaccacccactgcgccctctgaatataacactaccacaaactgcgccctctgaatataacgttgctatacagtgcaccctctgaatataataccacaaccgcagtaacacccctcaacatccgttagctgatgctattaccacgggaggggggtattggtggtgttgctagtggatgatcggggtgctactactgggggggggtgttgctgaaggatgatgagggtgctactggccatcccccctggcagcatcacccccatcatccatcggcaggatcatcctcctggcaggagcaccgccatcatccaccatcaggatctgctgatggaggtgctgcggggggggggggggggtatagttgctggtggatgatgagggtgctcctgccaggggggggggagcattaggtaggcagcagttcccccacattaggtaggtagcagtttccccacattaggtagcatcttttccccacattaggtagcatcttttccccacattaggcagcatagattccccacatttggtaccagtttccccacattaggtaggtaccagttaccccacattaggtagcaatttccccatattaggtagcacagattccccacattaggtagcagtttccccacattcggtagcacagattccccacattagctagcatagactccgcacattaggtagcatagactccgcacattaggtagcatagactccgcacattaggtagcatatactccgcacattaggtagcatagactccccacattaggtagcatagactccccacattaggtagcatagactccccacattaggccgcaggttcccttgcaggttccccacaatgcgtcagtctccccacacacacacacacacacacaaaaataaaaacacatacaacacagagagacacacacacaaacacacacagtcagagagacacacactcgcagacagacacacagtcacacacacacacagtcacacacagagtcacacacacacacagtcacacaaacacacacagagtcacacacacacacagagtcacacaaacacacagtcacacaaatacagagtcacacacacactcagagagtcacacaaacacacacagtctcacacacacacacacacacacacacacacacagagtcacacacacaaacatagatagagacacacactcacccatccagcgcagcgatccttctcactgggcgcaatgcgagtgacgtaactgacgtccccctgcgcggccatgcggtgtgacgtcaggccggcgcagacgtgggagcggaggccgggcacagtactggtgaaggtgagagggggggcgcgtgatgacggacgggcgcactgaaagggggggggttgctaacggacgggcgcaccgcacacacagcacatagggggtgtcagtgtagctggggagggggtgtgggtgctgcggagcgtcttggtgtcaccccattaggttggtgtcacccggtgcgggccgcaccccccgcacccgggtcgcaacgccactgctgaGAAGAGTTATCGAGATTTTCAATGGAATAGTGAAGCATTTTACTGCTTATTTGAAAATAGAACTGGCAGACTAATGCTCGTGTTTTGATCTTCTGTTATTTTCCCTCTGTGAATGGTCCAGGAGATAAGTGGGGTCTCAGCACTGTGAcccccaaccgatcaaaacttttgacatgtcacagagacatgttaaAGGTACACTTCTATATAAAagcaataggcactgtcagattatAGGCACTATATAATagcaataggcactgtcagattatAGGCACTATATAATagcaataggcactgtcagattcaaaaactttttatatgttgtacatcttggcaaaacattaaccttataTACTTCATAAATGTCCTGCAACTTCATAAGACCACCAGGTTCccaaatcctgtctggctgcagcatcatctttgtcccagctgaaccacaggcagggacaaagtccaggaagctAGAGttggactagcacttctctgttctcactcctgtcctgtctgaaaacagagaggagggggttacagagcagcctgcagtgactggatgaagagcagactcagggaggcagtgaatgcatggtgagtgaggacaccccccccccctctccaaaaCACAGGATGATAAACCAGGTatgcaacagaaagaaggtatttgtgagagaaataaaggtgctagacacacaaaaaaattataagtaCATTATCAGGCTAAGGTACTAAGTAagataacttattttttttgtagGATATGACAGGGACTCTTTAAtggagtgatctccaaactgtggacctccagctgtcagaaaactacaactcccagcatgcccagacagctgagagagagttgtagttttgcaacagctaaaggtccacagtttaaagaTTACTGCTTTTAAGTCTCACTTTACTGCTACTGTATTGCTCTACAGTGTTTACATTGAAATATCTGCAGTAAATACGCTCTATATGAAGATATTACTAAGTTAGGGATTAATAACTGCAAACCATAGGTTTGTTTAAAGAGTAACTGTCAcctaataaacttttctaaatgaACTAAGGctgtgttccctaactactcctaacacccctcccaccataaaaaaaaaatttcagacctttaaaaagctgtgtatcataaagTTGTTCTTGCTCacatgcaatctcccagcaggcatgacctcactgaagcctgctgggggaccacttctgccctcacatggttgcagtgctgtgatgaatagaagacctcaggctctgtgtagctttcagtgaggctctgtgcagctgtcaatc is a window encoding:
- the LOC130291401 gene encoding ubiquitin-like protein 4A, producing the protein MQLTVKALKGKETNLQVSENDTILAVKRQVEEKLQVPVSQQRLLFRGKALSDEHSLSFYSIGPGARLNLMVKERSSLEVGGNAVWKSLAVILGKHFSPSDAERVLEYVQKDYERSLSLLSLDDVERLATRILHPQLPETIDLGFLD